From Sphingobacteriales bacterium:
AATACCAAACTAAATACGTGGACAATTAAACCATCCGGATTTAATCGTAATAATAAATATCCGGTTTTAATGTTTGTCTATGGCGGGCCAGGTAGTCAAACGGTTAAAAATGAATGGGGTATAAGCAACTATTTTTGGTTTCAACTATTGTCGCAAAAGGGATATATGATTGTTTCGGTTGATAACAGGGGCACCGGTGCACGCGGCGAACAATTTAAAAAAATGACTTATCTTGAGCTTGGCAAATACGAAACCGAAGACCAAATTGCTGCCGCAACGTATTTATCAAATCAATTATTTGTCGATTCTTCGCGCATTGGTATTTTTGGTTGGAGCTACGGTGGCTATATGTCGTCTTTATGCCTTTTAAAGGGCAACGATGTTTTTAAAACAGCTATTGCCGTTGCACCCGTTACAAACTGGAAATGGTACGATACCGTTTATACCGAACGTTTTATGCGCACCGAAAAAGAAAACCCAAAGGGCTACCATGACAATTCGCCCGTTTATTTTGCAGACAAACTTAAAGGCAATTATTTACTTCTTCATGGTATGGGCGACGACAATGTGCATTTTCAAAATACCGCCGAGATGGCTAACGCCTTAATTGCGGCCAACAAACAATTTGACACCTATTTTTATCCCAACAAAAATCATGGCATCTATGGCGGCAACTCGCGCATGCACCTTTTTACCAAAATGACCAATTTTTTACTCGAAAAACTTTAAGCCACAAAATACAGCTTCCCTAAAGCTAAAAAATAATGAAACTTATCGTTTAGTTGCCACTAAAAACGCGGATGGTATTGTACCAGCACGTCGCGCAGGTAGCTGCGGTTTACATGGGCGTAAATTTCGGTTGTTAAAATAGAGCTATGCCCAAGCAGCTCTTGGATAACACGCAAATCGGCACCACCTTCGTACAAATGAGTGGCAAACGAATGCCTAAATGTGTGTGGGCTTATGATTTTGGTTATTCCGGCCTGTATGGCTGCGGCCTTAACAATGTTAAAAATAGCCACGCGCGACATACCTCTTCCTTTTTGGTTTAAAAATACAATGTCAGTGTCGGCGGCGGCAATTTGCTGTTTTGAGCGCACGTGCTGTAAATAATTGTCAACCGCTTTTATAGCCGTTGGGTTAATAGGCACTAAACGTTCTTTATTGCCCTTGCCGGTAATGCGGCAAAATCCAGCTTCGGGATAGTATCCCGAAATAGTTAGCCCCGTTAGCTCTGAAACGCGCAAGCCTGTTCCGTACAAAACTTCAATAATAGCATAATTCCTATGCCCATCATTTTTACTCAAATCAATATTTTTTAGAATCGTTTCAATTTCGGAAATACTTAATATAACCGGAATTTTGCGATTAATACGTGGCGTTTCCAACAATAATGCCGGATTGGAGGGCAATATCTCTTCTAAAAGCAAATACTCAAAAAATGCCCTTATACCAGCCAAAATTCGCGCTTGAGATGCCGAGGCAATACCCATTTGATTGAGCCAAAAAATAAATGCTTCTAAATGAGGAACGCCAATATTTGGTAAAACTAAATCCGGATATTGAAATTGAAAGAATGCCATCAATTTTGATAAATCGCGCTGATAGGCAATTATTGTATGTTCTGAAAAAGAACGCTCTAAGCGCAAATAATCAGAAAATCCGGAAAGATGGGCATCGAAAGCAGCATTCATATTGTCAATATAGCATCAAATACTTTGCAGTTTAGTTTAATAAACGCAACAAAATGAAAGCATAAAAAAAGCTTACGGATAAACCGTAAGCTCTAACCTCTAAAATTTCATGCTATGAAAACAGTGGGAGCTATAGGGTTCGAACCTATGACCCCCTGCTTGTAAGGCAGGTGCTCTGAACCAGCTGAGCTAAGCTCCCTAAAGGAAAAACAAAATTGGAAGGGTCATTTTCCAATTGATGGTGCAAAGATAGGTTGTGTTTTTAGGTTGTGCAAGTGTTTTTAATCTTTTTTTATTTTTTTTACCAAAATTTATCGGCCGGAAGGTTAAGCCATTTTAAGGCCGAGCCATTATACAGTTTATTTTTAATATCGTTTGGCAGGTTTAAACTGTCTATTAAATGGCCTGTTTCGAGTTCGCCAAGCGGAAAAGGGTAATCGCTGCCAAGGGCAATTTT
This genomic window contains:
- a CDS encoding tyrosine recombinase; protein product: MNAAFDAHLSGFSDYLRLERSFSEHTIIAYQRDLSKLMAFFQFQYPDLVLPNIGVPHLEAFIFWLNQMGIASASQARILAGIRAFFEYLLLEEILPSNPALLLETPRINRKIPVILSISEIETILKNIDLSKNDGHRNYAIIEVLYGTGLRVSELTGLTISGYYPEAGFCRITGKGNKERLVPINPTAIKAVDNYLQHVRSKQQIAAADTDIVFLNQKGRGMSRVAIFNIVKAAAIQAGITKIISPHTFRHSFATHLYEGGADLRVIQELLGHSSILTTEIYAHVNRSYLRDVLVQYHPRF